GAACCTATAACAAATTACTTATTTTTTGGCCTGTCTTTAGATTACCATGGTAATgaggttaggttatgtttgttttatGTGCAAGTAGGTAATTGGTATGAAGTGCCTGAGACGTCGCGTGAATGTTCTCCACGTTTAtcctgtaattttaattatttcgtttGTAATTTACTACTTCAtgtgtcttttttgtttttttgaaaaCGTGCAACTATGGTACATTACCGTAGCATTTTGGAgctgttcttttttcttttcctttcattttctttccgCTTTCTCATCATTTACCTTAACTATCCTATTGCCTTATAATGTCCTCATTATTCACATAAAGCACTTGGCAATACCTCTTCATAATATACACAGTCTGCTAGGAGAACAATATCTGGAATCTTCCATTCCGGAAGCTCTGAACCCCACTGCAGAATTTTGGTACAAACTTTTCCTCCACTTGTGCTCCATACAGTTCGATTTGCTTCCGCGTTCTTTTGCATAAGTGGGATAACTTCAGGAAGATCTGTAATCGTCACATCAGCACTGCAATGTAGAACACACATAAACCAATATAAAGAGAAAGATGGAAGATCTGGTATAGACGCGGGAGGGAGGGGGATGAAAATACTTAAGTTTTCTTACCCAAAGCATGCTGCTGTTAAACCCACACAACCCAATCCACCACCAAGTTCAACAGCTATTCTACCCCTGAGCCAATTTGGCATATTATTACATCTTGTTTCCAAGTATTTTGCTAATACTATTGCAGCATCCCATACCACACAACTGACATCTCCGACCTCTTTTTGATACAGTGTTAATGATGTACTT
This region of Periplaneta americana isolate PAMFEO1 chromosome 13, P.americana_PAMFEO1_priV1, whole genome shotgun sequence genomic DNA includes:
- the LOC138712276 gene encoding protein N-lysine methyltransferase METTL21D-like isoform X1 — translated: MEEGLFTRELDINSCGKSTSLTLYQKEVGDVSCVVWDAAIVLAKYLETRCNNMPNWLRGRIAVELGGGLGCVGLTAACFGADVTITDLPEVIPLMQKNAEANRTVWSTSGGKVCTKILQWGSELPEWKIPDIVLLADCVYYEESVEPLVKTLYNLTDADTEVFLSQEKRDSEKQQMVWKMFQELLQKHFEITMVPEEEHHPEFCCPDIVVLRARKKS